One Gemmatimonadetes bacterium T265 genomic region harbors:
- a CDS encoding activator of HSP90 ATPase produces the protein MTTTTDMTTPDISERTAGDPEQGDRTSLSLEYDLSHPPEKVWRALTDPALLAEWLLPVVGFRPEPGTAFMFRTQAYPGWDGTVHGEVLEVEPHRTLRYAWHVPFAGAPLDTVVAFTLAPTPSGTRLTIVQSGFAPGQQRALGGARYGWTLMAGKLTTLLARTS, from the coding sequence CGAACGCACCGCCGGTGACCCCGAGCAAGGGGACAGGACCTCCCTGTCGCTCGAGTACGACCTGTCGCACCCGCCGGAGAAGGTGTGGCGCGCGCTCACCGACCCGGCACTCCTCGCGGAGTGGCTGCTGCCGGTCGTCGGGTTCCGGCCCGAGCCGGGCACGGCGTTCATGTTCCGGACGCAGGCCTACCCCGGGTGGGACGGCACCGTGCACGGCGAGGTCCTCGAGGTCGAGCCGCACCGGACGCTCCGCTACGCGTGGCACGTCCCCTTCGCGGGCGCCCCCCTGGACACCGTCGTCGCGTTCACGCTCGCACCCACGCCGTCGGGCACACGCCTGACCATCGTGCAGTCGGGCTTCGCACCGGGCCAGCAGCGCGCGTTGGGCGGCGCGCGCTACGGCTGGACCCTGATGGCGGGCAAGCTCACCACCCTGCTTGCGAGGACGTCATGA
- a CDS encoding putative AraC-family regulatory protein: protein MTVQTAAPDVLLRPFLDGYVQRDLVPGDRAVPEPVVPRAGTMLEFQFAAPYDVTAYGTGLLRPAWGATLVGPIDALNVRLLLRDRVQALVVLFRPMGLHRLFGLPVAPFRGAGAEGHAVFGSRMSALYEQLGNLRSFAERVRALDAFLLHRLGRSAPLPPAARALHRLASGTSGVSAAARWAGVGERQLERKALELVGLAPKALARISRFQRAIHQRRRGRASWLAIAHHVGYYDQMHLIKDFHQLGGGPPTQVLGQIADDHLITFASA, encoded by the coding sequence ATGACGGTCCAGACCGCGGCGCCGGACGTCCTGCTGCGGCCGTTCCTCGACGGCTACGTGCAGCGGGACCTCGTGCCGGGCGATCGGGCGGTCCCCGAGCCGGTGGTGCCCCGCGCGGGCACGATGCTCGAGTTCCAGTTCGCCGCCCCGTACGACGTGACGGCCTACGGCACGGGTCTGCTCCGTCCCGCGTGGGGGGCGACGCTCGTCGGGCCGATCGACGCGCTGAACGTCCGCCTGCTGCTGCGCGACCGGGTGCAAGCGCTGGTCGTCCTCTTCCGGCCGATGGGCCTGCACCGGCTCTTCGGACTCCCGGTCGCGCCGTTCCGAGGCGCCGGAGCGGAGGGCCACGCCGTCTTCGGGTCGCGGATGTCCGCGCTGTATGAGCAGCTGGGCAATCTGCGCTCCTTCGCCGAGCGGGTCCGCGCCTTGGACGCGTTCCTGCTGCACCGCCTCGGCCGCTCGGCGCCGCTGCCGCCGGCGGCCCGTGCGCTGCACCGGCTGGCGTCCGGCACGTCCGGCGTGAGCGCCGCCGCCCGGTGGGCGGGGGTCGGGGAGCGGCAGCTGGAGCGCAAGGCGCTGGAGCTGGTCGGCCTGGCCCCCAAGGCGCTGGCCCGGATCTCCCGCTTCCAGCGCGCGATCCACCAGCGGCGACGCGGGCGCGCGAGTTGGCTGGCGATCGCCCACCACGTCGGGTACTACGACCAGATGCACCTGATCAAGGACTTTCATCAGCTCGGGGGCGGGCCCCCGACGCAGGTCCTCGGGCAGATCGCGGACGACCACTTGATCACCTTCGCCTCCGCGTGA
- a CDS encoding DNA-binding response regulator, protein MRATAGGPGTAPDRGPSSPIRVMTVDDHPIFRDGLAALLGLHADLQLVAEASNGVEAVTLFRAHRPDVTLMDLSMPGMGGAEAIRAITAAFADARLIALTTYEGDADIHRALEAGARGYLLKAVLRNEVVEAIRAVHRGERVLPGAVAQRLAQFTPRVELTEREVEVLRLMCGGLRNKEIAAAIGRTEATVKVHVLHILQKLEAGDRTEAVTVALQRGIIHLDA, encoded by the coding sequence ATGCGCGCCACCGCCGGTGGACCCGGGACCGCACCAGACCGCGGGCCGAGCAGCCCGATCCGGGTGATGACGGTCGACGACCACCCGATCTTCCGCGACGGGCTCGCGGCGCTGCTAGGCCTGCACGCCGACCTCCAGCTGGTCGCCGAGGCGAGCAACGGGGTTGAGGCGGTGACGCTCTTCCGCGCCCACCGGCCCGACGTGACGCTCATGGACCTGAGCATGCCGGGGATGGGCGGGGCCGAGGCAATCCGCGCGATCACGGCGGCGTTCGCCGACGCGCGCCTCATCGCCCTCACGACCTACGAAGGCGACGCCGACATCCACCGCGCGCTCGAGGCCGGCGCGCGCGGGTACCTGCTGAAAGCCGTCCTGCGCAACGAGGTCGTCGAGGCCATCCGCGCCGTGCACCGGGGCGAGCGCGTGCTCCCGGGCGCCGTCGCGCAACGCCTCGCGCAGTTCACGCCGCGCGTCGAACTCACCGAGCGCGAGGTGGAGGTGCTGCGGTTGATGTGCGGCGGATTGCGGAACAAAGAGATTGCCGCCGCCATCGGCCGTACGGAGGCGACTGTGAAGGTGCACGTGCTGCACATTCTCCAGAAGCTCGAGGCCGGCGACCGCACCGAAGCCGTGACGGTGGCACTGCAGCGCGGGATCATCCACTTGGACGCGTAG